In Glycine max cultivar Williams 82 chromosome 7, Glycine_max_v4.0, whole genome shotgun sequence, a single window of DNA contains:
- the LOC100500456 gene encoding Cytochrome c6, chloroplastic-like, giving the protein MKLASLISGFTDYTHLLSIKDNVMREEKTIPTRKNEVKFFKSLAPPLVAAFLVLSPICSTPVSSAQTVDIQRGTTLFRQACIGCHDAGGNIIQPGATLFAKDLQRNGVDTEEAIYGVTYYGKGRMPGFGKECMPRG; this is encoded by the exons ATGAAACTTGCTTCTTTGATTTCTGGTTTCACTGATTACACTCACCTCCTCTCTATTAAG GACAATGTGATGAGGGAAGAGAAGACAATTCCTACAAGGAAGAATGAAGTGAAGTTTTTCAAGAGCTTGGCTCCTCCTCTTGTGGCTGCTTTTCTAGTCTTATCTCCAATTTGCAGCACTCCAG TTTCAAGTGCTCAAACCGTAGATATTCAGAGAGGAACCACATTGTTTCGTCAAGCTTGTATTGGATGCCACGATGCAGGTGGAAACATAATACAACCG GGGGCAACTCTATTTGCAAAGGATTTACAGAG AAATGGAGTTGATACAGAAGAAGCAATCTATGGTGTCACCTATTATGGCAAAGGACGAATGCCA GGCTTTGGTAAAGAGTGCATGCCACGGGGTCAG
- the LOC100500456 gene encoding cytochrome c6, chloroplastic-like isoform X1, with protein sequence MKLASLISGFTDYTHLLSIKDNVMREEKTIPTRKNEVKFFKSLAPPLVAAFLVLSPICSTPVSSAQTVDIQRGTTLFRQACIGCHDAGGNIIQPGATLFAKDLQRNGVDTEEAIYGVTYYGKGRMPGFGKECMPRGQCTFGARLEDEDIQILAEFVKLQADQGWPSIETKEE encoded by the exons ATGAAACTTGCTTCTTTGATTTCTGGTTTCACTGATTACACTCACCTCCTCTCTATTAAG GACAATGTGATGAGGGAAGAGAAGACAATTCCTACAAGGAAGAATGAAGTGAAGTTTTTCAAGAGCTTGGCTCCTCCTCTTGTGGCTGCTTTTCTAGTCTTATCTCCAATTTGCAGCACTCCAG TTTCAAGTGCTCAAACCGTAGATATTCAGAGAGGAACCACATTGTTTCGTCAAGCTTGTATTGGATGCCACGATGCAGGTGGAAACATAATACAACCG GGGGCAACTCTATTTGCAAAGGATTTACAGAG AAATGGAGTTGATACAGAAGAAGCAATCTATGGTGTCACCTATTATGGCAAAGGACGAATGCCA GGCTTTGGTAAAGAGTGCATGCCACGGGGTCAGTGCACATTTGGAGCTCGTTTGGAAGATGAAGATATCCAGATATTGGCCGAGTTTGTCAAGTTACAGGCTGATCAAGGGTGGCCAAGTATAGAGACTAAAGAAGAATGA